One Molothrus ater isolate BHLD 08-10-18 breed brown headed cowbird chromosome 4, BPBGC_Mater_1.1, whole genome shotgun sequence genomic window carries:
- the LOC118686127 gene encoding albumin has product MKWLTLISFIFFLSSARSRNLQRTARDAEHKSPIAHRFNDLKEETFKAVTMITFAQYLQRCSYDGLSKLVKDVVDLAHKCVANEDAPECSKPLPSVFLDEICQVDKLRDSYGDMADCCGKADPERNQCFLSFKVQHPDFVQPYQRPAADVICNEYKDHRVQLLGNFVYSVARRNPFLHAPAILGLAAEYENALKSCCSESDIGACLDEKAAVIKERAKKIDVQQQHGCRVLDKYGERTFQASKLVRLSQKYPKAPFAELVKMVHDVKDVYKECCDGDMVECVDDWSELVASLCSKQDVFSSKLKPCCELPAVERTKCIMEAEFDDKPDNLPSLVEKYIQDKEVCKSYEANHDAFLSEFVYEYSRRHPELSTQLVMRITKGYETLLDKCCKTDNPAECYGNAQEELNKHIKETEDVVKTNCELFNTHGEADFLKGILVRYTKKMPQVSSETLLEIGKKMTAVGSKCCNLPEHKRMSCSEHYLSIIIEDMCKRQESTPINEQVSQCCNELYSYRRPCFTAMGVDTKYVPPAFDPMMFNFDEKLCTAPPPEREAGQLKMLVNLIKRKPQMTEEQIKTIGGSFTAMVEKCCKQADVEGCLGEEGASLIVQSRAILGIGV; this is encoded by the exons ATGAAGTGGTTaacattaatttcatttattttcttcctgagctctgccagaTCCAGGAATCTGCAAAGAACTGCACGGGATGCAG AGCACAAGAGCCCGATTGCCCACCGCTTCAACGACCTGAAGGAAGAGACATTTAAGGCAGT TACCATGATCACATTTGCCCAGTACCTGCAGAGATGCTCCTACGATGGACTGTCCAAGCTGGTGAAGGATGTGGTTGACCTGGCACATAAGTGTGTGGCCAACGAGGACGCTCCCGAGTGCTCAAAACCACTG CCCTCTGTTTTCCTGGATGAAATCTGCCAAGTGGACAAGCTCCGTGACTCATACGGTGACATGGCTGACTGCTGTGGTAAAGCTGATCCTGAAAGAAACCAGTGCTTCCTGTCCTTTAAAGTGCAGCACCCAGACTTTGTCCAGCCCTACCAGAGACCAGCTGCTGATGTCATCTGCAACGAGTACAAGGACCACCGcgtgcagctcctgggaaa TTTCGTCTACAGTGTTGCAAGAAGAAACCCCTTCCTGCACGCCCCAGCCATCCTGGGCCTGGCTGCTGAGTATGAAAATGCACTtaaaagctgctgctcagagagtGATATTGGTGCTTGCTTGGATGAAAAG GCAGCTGTCATCAAGGAAAGAGCCAAGAAGATagatgtgcagcagcagcacggatGCAGGGTCCTCGACAAGTATGGTGAGAGGACTTTCCAAGCAAG TAAACTCGTTCGTTTGAGCCAGAAATACCCCAAGGCTCCCTTTGCAGAGCTGGTTAAGATGGTCCACGATGTGAAGGATGTCTACAAAGAGTGCTGCGATGGGGACATGGTGGAGTGCGTGGATGACTGG TCAGAGCTCGTGGCCTCTCTGTGCTCTAAACAAGATGTTTTCTCAAGTAAACTCAAGCCCTGCTGCGAGCTGCCAGCTGTGGAAAGGACCAAGTGCATCATGGAGGCAGAGTTTGATGACAAACCTGACAACCTTCCTTCACTAGTTGAAAAATACATTCAAGATAAGGAAGTGTGTAAAAGCTATGAGGCAAACCATGATGCATTCCTGTCAGA GTTTGTTTATGAATATTCACGAAGACACCCTGAGCTCTCCACACAGCTGGTTATGAGGATTACCAAGGGATATGAAACACTCCTGGATAAGTGCTGCAAGACAGACAACCCTGCTGAGTGCTACGGGAACGCT CAAGAGGAACTGAACAAGCACATCAAGGAAACCGAGGATGTGGTGAAGACCAACTGCGAGCTGTTCAATACCCACGGCGAGGCAGACTTCCTTAAAGG AATTCTGGTCCGCTACACCAAGAAAATGCCTCAGGTATCAAGTGAGACCTTGCTTGAAATCGGGAAGAAAATGACAGCGGTTGGCAGCAAGTGCTGTAATCTCCCTGAGCACAAACGCATGTCTTGTTCTGAGCACTAC ctgagCATCATCATTGAAGACATGTGCAAGAGGCAGGAGAGCACCCCCATCAATGAGCAGGTTTCCCAGTGCTGCAACGAGCTCTACTCGTACAGGAGGCCATGTTTCACTGCCATGGGCGTAGACACCAAATATGTGCCGCCAGCCTTCGACCCCATGATGTTTAACTTCGATGAGAAGCTGTGCACTGCTCCTCCGCCTGAGCGCGAAGCAGGGCAGCTCAA AATGCTCGTCAACCTCATCAAGCGCAAGCCCCAGATGACAGAAGAACAAATAAAGACAATTGGTGGGAGTTTCACTGCCATGGTGGAAAAGTGCTGCAAGCAGGCAGATGTTGAGGGGTGCCTTGGAGAAGAG GGTGCTTCCCTAATAGTCCAGAGCAGAGCCATATTAGGAATTGGTGTTTAA
- the LOC118685851 gene encoding ras association domain-containing protein 6-like, translated as MKKVTMKAQHLPSVFINEDKFITREQLNSLLKNYNSYYSDQENLQLTCNQQEGSTPFIEGILSIFWGVRHPIRLKIQDEKQILSFVTLKSTENVGFFPSKRGMTRWGEFDDLHHISGDALKSAEEQPDLEQSYPCYESHTLRSRREQELDCATQPRSSSDATAVRRRTKLPTITRTEVETHRFSINGHFYNHETSVFTPASGSETKIRINSQTRTRQVIEQLLRKFKLENSPHEFALYVIHASGEKKQLRSRDVPLLHRLLQGPSEKVAKFFLMAGDMEEISSDVAQYISFHLPFLESILHRINEEEEREIRQTTARYTREKRLILQHLRSRSVQKTETTV; from the exons ATGAAGAAAGTGACTATGAAGGCACAGCATCTGCCTTCTGTTTTTATCAATGAAGACAAGTTCATAACCAG AGAGCAGCTCAATTCTCTTCTGAAGAATTATAACTCTTACTATTCAGATCAAGAGAATCTGCAACTGACATGTAATCAG CAAGAAGGAAGCACCCCCTTCATTGAAGGAATCCTGTCGATATTCTGGGGCGTGCGGCATCCTATCAGATTAAAGATTCAGGATGAGAAGCAGATACTCTCTTTTGTAACCCTGAAGTCAACAGAGAATGTGGGCTTTTTCCCCAGTAAAAG GGGAATGACTCGCTGGGGAGAGTTTGATGACCTCCATCACATCAGCGGGGATGCACTGAAatctgctgaggagcagccagacCTCGAGCAAA GTTATCCATGCTATGAAAGTCACACTCTCAGgtccaggagggagcaggagctcgACTGTGCCACCCAGCCCCGCAGCAGCAGCGATGCCACGGCCGTGCGCAGGAGGACCAAGCTCCCCACCATCACCAGGACAGAAGTAGAAACTCACAGGTTCTCCATCAATGGCCACTTCTACAACCACGAG ACATCAGTTTTCACTCCGGCTTCTGGGTCAGAAACCAAAATAAGAATCAACAGCCAGACAAGGACCAGACAAGTGATAGAGCAGCTGCTTCGGAAGTTTAAG ctagAAAACAGCCCCCATGAATTTGCACTTTACGTTATCCATGCGTCTGGAG aaaagaagcagctgaggagTAGGGATGTTCCCTtgctgcacaggctgctgcaggggcccTCTGAGAAGGTTGCCAAGTTTTTTCTCATGGCTGGGGACATGGAAGAGATCAGCAGTGAT GTGGCTCAGTACATTTCATTCCATCTTCCCTTCTTGGAATCCATTCTGCACAGAATAAATGAAGAGGAGGAGCGGGAGATTCGACAGACAACTGCAAG GTACACACGAGAGAAGAGGCTGATCCTGCAGCACCTGCGCAGTCGAAGCGTTCAGAAAACAGAGACCACGGTGTGA